Sequence from the Fibrobacter sp. genome:
AAGGCTTTTACGGAACTACCGGCCTAGCCGGTAGTTTTCAGTTATACAAAAAAACGCCTCTTAAAAAGAGGCGTTTTCTTTTTTCAATGGCGTTACGTCGTGCGGCGTTCCTACTACTTCTTTTCTTTAGCAGCAGTCGGATCCTTCAGCAAGAATCCTGCAACGCTTTGGTCGCGGACAAAAGTCTTCTGGGAAACCGCCTGAACATCGGAAACCTTCACCTTGTCCAGCTGATCTGCCCACTGCAAGAAAATCTTGTAGTCACCGTACATTTCGTACCAGGCAAGCATGGTAGCTACGTTTTCCATATCCGTAAGGCTACGGATCAGGCCAGCATAGGCGCGGTTCTTCACTTTCTGGAATTCACGTTCGCTAATGGTTTCTGTCTTCAGTTTTTCAAGTTCTTCCCAAACGATTTTTTCAACCTTTTCCACATCGGCATTGGGGCGCATATTGACGCGAACTGCGAATTCAGAAATATACTTGTTGGGACTATTACTTGCGCTTGCTCCTACAGCAAGTTTTTCTTCTTCCACAAGGCGCTTATAGAGTCGTCCGGTACGGCCATTCAAAACACCCTCGGCAATATCAAGAGCATACAAAGTAGAGTCACCCACTTCAGGAGTCTTGAAAACCAAGGTAAACAGGTTTGGAGCATCTGGGCGCTTTACAGTCAAGCGCTTTTCGCCAGCCTGTTCCGGATCGCGAACGGTGATGGGAGAAAAAGCTTCGCCAGTAGGAATTTTAGCGAAATACTTCTTCACCATTTCCATGGTGGCCGTAGTATCCAAGTCACCTGCCAAAACGAGAATGGCATTGCGGGGCTTATAGTACTTGCGATAATGCTCATCGGCCATTTCGCGAGTCAAGTTTGCAATATCGCTGGGCCAGCCGATGGTGGGCACACGATACGGGAAAGCCTCGTAAATCAAGGAATTCAAAGTCTCGTAATAACGGCCCGTAGGCTTGTCGTCATAACGCATGCGGCGTTCTTCTCGAACCACGTCTCGTTCAGAATAAAATTCGCGAAGTACGGCATTCTGCATACGGTCGGCTTCCAACCACATGAACAATTCAATCTTGTTCTTGGGAAGAGTAACGATGTATGCCGTCATCAAGTCAGTGGTGAAAGCGTTGAGGCCGGTACCGCCAGCAGCCTGGTAGGCACTCCACAATTCGTCCTTCACAAAAATCTTACGGTGTTCATTCAGGACAGAATCGTGTTCTGCAGTCAACTTGCGTACGGTAGCGGTGTCGCCAGCAATTTTTGCCGGACGAATCAATGCCTGCAAGCTATCCTGGGTCGCCATGAACTTTGCATCGGCAATGCTATCGGTAATGCCAACTTTTTTGGTTCCCTTGAACAGTTCGTGTTCCAACATGTGGGCAAGACCAGACTTACCCGGAACTTCATGAACAGAGCCTGTCACATAGAACAAGCGGCAGCTTACCGTAGGAGCTTGGGTATTGGGATGCAAAAGCACAGTGAGGCCATTATCCAAAACTTCCTTATGAACCTTCAAATTCACTTCAGCAAAAGCGGAAGTTGCAAAGGCAGAAAGCACAACGCCAGCCATTAGGGCTCGGGCAAAGATTTTATTCGAAAACTTCATATTCACAATGTAGCAAAAGCGGGACGTTCAATTTATGAACAGTCCCGCAAATAATTCCGAATCGCACTAAAATTAAATCTCAGGCAAGTTCAGCAATTCCGTCATGTCGTCGGCGCTGATTTCAAAATCAAGATCCATATTTTGACGAATATATTCCGCATGGGTTGATTTCGGAAGTGTAATCAAGTTCAACTGCAGGCAGAAACGGTTTGCTAACTGAGGCACTGACACACCGTACTTCTTTGCCATTTCAACAACAGCGGGGACATTAGCAAGGCGCCCCGTTGCATTGGGCGAATAAGCTTCTACACGAATTCCATTGGAATGGCAAAATTCAATCAATTCCATAGGAACATGACCGATATGCACACGAATCTGGTTCACCACAGGCATGACATTTGCGTTATCCTGAATGTTCTTGATATCGTCAATGCTGAAATTGGAAACGCCGAGGCAACGAATTTTGCCCCAGTCGTAGGCAGCTTCCATCGCCTTCCAAACTTCAAGATTTTCTGCGAAGTAACTGGGAGCATTGGGATCCTTCATTTCGATCCAAGGCTTTGGCCAGTGAATCAGCATCATATCGATATGGGGCGTATCCAGTCGTTTGAAACTATCTTGAATGCTCTGTTCAGCGCCCTTGTAGCTCTTGACTTCGGCAGGAATTTTCGTTGTTACAAACAAACTCTCTCTATGGATTCCGGCTTTTTCGAGGCCAGCCTTAATGCCGGCACCCACGCCTTCTTCGTTTCCATAGACAGCAGCAGTATCGATATGGCGGTAGCCCATTTCAATTGCAGCAGAAACCGCTTCGGGAGCGACTTCGTTGGGAGTTTGCCATGTTCCCAGAGCAATCTTGGGAATACGGACCTTATTGCTGAGTTTGTATGTTTCTTCGATAATCATATTTTATTTCACCTTGGCAGGGTCATAGGGGTCCACATGGACCATGGCATCTACTACATTCTCGCCCGCTTCCAGAATACGGCGTTCCACTTCTTCGGACAAGTCGTGAGCGGCAAGGAGAGTCATGTCGGCTGCGACCACAATGTGCAAGTCCACATGAAGGTCACTACCAACAAAGCGAGTGCGGAAACCATGAATGCTAATTACCCCGGGAGTGGCTTCTGCAATTTCACGAAGCTTACGGGCAACTTCTTCGGAAGCTCCTTCGTCAGCCACTTGATGAATTCCCGGCCAAGCAATTTCATAACCGGAATGAAGAATGAAGCAAGCTACGATTACGGCACCCACAGAGTCTGCAAACCAGAGGTCCGGCAGAACAATTCCAATGACAACTGCAATCAAAACAGGGATGGAACTATAGGCGTCACTACGATGGTGCCAAGCATTGGCCACCAGCGCCTGGCTGCGGATCTTTCGGCCTTCCCGAGCTGTGTAGCGGAAAAGGCCTTCCTTGATGGCGATAGAAAGCGCCGCCATCACCGCAGCAATCCATTCCGGACGTGTAGCAGCCTCTTCACCTGCGAGCAGCGCCTGGATGGCATTGTAGCCGAGTCCAACACCTACCACACAAACGGCGATTCCAATTCCCACGGAAATTAGAGTTTCAAAACGGCGATGGCCATAAGGATGATTTGCATCTGGAGGGCAGTTCCACAACTTGGAACCGGCGATAACAGCAATATCCGTCAAAAAATCGGAAGCACTATGGATAGCGTCGGCAATCAAAGCCTGAGAACCACCAAAGAAACCGGCAAAAAACTTGCCCACAGACAAGGCAACGTTCCAAATGAGCCCCACCCAGGTAACATGGCGGACTTCGGAACTATCATCTTGCTTGGCGATTCGAGTCATAGCCGTAAATCTACATAATCCACAAGGGTCTTGTAAGGGGCAAATAAATTTTTCATTTTATATGCAACCAAGAGCCCATTATATGCATCAAAACAAACGTAATTTGACCCAAACATTCTATTTTTGGCCTGTCTTATGAAGAAATTCTTGAAAATTCTGCTTGTTTTCGCCATTTTAGGCGCCGCAGCGTTCGCTGTAAAGTTCTTTATTTTTGACAAGAATGGCCAACCTAAGGAAGTTACCCTAGTTACAGCTGCCGTGGTTCAGGGCGATATTTCCACCACCATTTCCGCCACAGGCTCCCTGGAACCCGTCGACCAGGTGGAAATCGGCACCCAGGTTTCAGGCGACATCAGCAAAATCTACGTCGATTTCAATTCCAAGGTCAAAAAGGGCCAAGTCATAGCCGAGCTGGACAAATCCAAACTGAAGGCAACCCTGGACCAGGTTCAAATCGCCTACAAATCCGCTGAAAACGACTATAATTTCAAGAAATCCACCTACGAACGCGTCAAGAAGTTGGCTGAATCCCATAGCGCCAGCGCCGTAGAACTGGAAACCGCCGAATACAACATGAACGCCGCCAAGCTTTCCATGGACCGCAGCAAGAACGAGGTATCCCAGGCAAAGCTGAATCTGAGTTACGCAACCATCAAGAGTCCCATTAACGGCGTTGTGCTGAAACGCGCTGTCGATGTTGGCCAGACGGTGGCAGCCTCCATGAGCACCCCCACCTTGTTCATCATCGCCAAGGACCTTTCCCAAATGAAGGTCATGGCTTCCGTAGACGAAGCAGACATCGGCCAGGTCAAGGCCGACCAGAAAGTTGAATTCACCGTGGACGCCTACCCCAACGACAAGTTCAGTGGCAAGGTCCAGGAAGTTCGCTTGAACCCCACCACCACTTCCAACGTGGTGACCT
This genomic interval carries:
- a CDS encoding aldo/keto reductase, whose amino-acid sequence is MIIEETYKLSNKVRIPKIALGTWQTPNEVAPEAVSAAIEMGYRHIDTAAVYGNEEGVGAGIKAGLEKAGIHRESLFVTTKIPAEVKSYKGAEQSIQDSFKRLDTPHIDMMLIHWPKPWIEMKDPNAPSYFAENLEVWKAMEAAYDWGKIRCLGVSNFSIDDIKNIQDNANVMPVVNQIRVHIGHVPMELIEFCHSNGIRVEAYSPNATGRLANVPAVVEMAKKYGVSVPQLANRFCLQLNLITLPKSTHAEYIRQNMDLDFEISADDMTELLNLPEI
- a CDS encoding cation diffusion facilitator family transporter codes for the protein MTRIAKQDDSSEVRHVTWVGLIWNVALSVGKFFAGFFGGSQALIADAIHSASDFLTDIAVIAGSKLWNCPPDANHPYGHRRFETLISVGIGIAVCVVGVGLGYNAIQALLAGEEAATRPEWIAAVMAALSIAIKEGLFRYTAREGRKIRSQALVANAWHHRSDAYSSIPVLIAVVIGIVLPDLWFADSVGAVIVACFILHSGYEIAWPGIHQVADEGASEEVARKLREIAEATPGVISIHGFRTRFVGSDLHVDLHIVVAADMTLLAAHDLSEEVERRILEAGENVVDAMVHVDPYDPAKVK
- a CDS encoding insulinase family protein, producing MKFSNKIFARALMAGVVLSAFATSAFAEVNLKVHKEVLDNGLTVLLHPNTQAPTVSCRLFYVTGSVHEVPGKSGLAHMLEHELFKGTKKVGITDSIADAKFMATQDSLQALIRPAKIAGDTATVRKLTAEHDSVLNEHRKIFVKDELWSAYQAAGGTGLNAFTTDLMTAYIVTLPKNKIELFMWLEADRMQNAVLREFYSERDVVREERRMRYDDKPTGRYYETLNSLIYEAFPYRVPTIGWPSDIANLTREMADEHYRKYYKPRNAILVLAGDLDTTATMEMVKKYFAKIPTGEAFSPITVRDPEQAGEKRLTVKRPDAPNLFTLVFKTPEVGDSTLYALDIAEGVLNGRTGRLYKRLVEEEKLAVGASASNSPNKYISEFAVRVNMRPNADVEKVEKIVWEELEKLKTETISEREFQKVKNRAYAGLIRSLTDMENVATMLAWYEMYGDYKIFLQWADQLDKVKVSDVQAVSQKTFVRDQSVAGFLLKDPTAAKEKK
- a CDS encoding efflux RND transporter periplasmic adaptor subunit → MKKFLKILLVFAILGAAAFAVKFFIFDKNGQPKEVTLVTAAVVQGDISTTISATGSLEPVDQVEIGTQVSGDISKIYVDFNSKVKKGQVIAELDKSKLKATLDQVQIAYKSAENDYNFKKSTYERVKKLAESHSASAVELETAEYNMNAAKLSMDRSKNEVSQAKLNLSYATIKSPINGVVLKRAVDVGQTVAASMSTPTLFIIAKDLSQMKVMASVDEADIGQVKADQKVEFTVDAYPNDKFSGKVQEVRLNPTTTSNVVTYTVVITADNPDQKLLPGMTATCTIVTKEVTDAITVPVKALKFTPDENTPMADPRSMPRPESFGPPPGFKEGEMPPPPPDMGAGGPPPGGPGFGGPGSFGGKGPKKGRPPKLKGDHVWIDVGGKVAPRRVKIGINDGVNVEIIEGLSIGETVVVGQTTPEAKKAEKGEASSPFMPGPPGKKKKR